Part of the Aquificaceae bacterium genome is shown below.
ATAAGAGAATATGGACCAGACTATGAGGAGAAGATAATAAAGCAAGTAGTTAGGACTGCGGTCAGGGACGCTATAGCGGAGATGGAAAGCTCTGTGGTTTATCAAGAAAGACAAAAACTGCAAGAGAAGATAAAAAGGGAAGTTAGCGAGCAACTTACAAGAAGATACTTAATACTTGAGGATGTGCTTATAAGGGATATAAGGCTTCCAGAAAGTGTGGTTAGGGCAATAGAGGAAAAGCGAAAGGCTTATGAGGAAGCTCAAAGGATGCAGTTTCTTTTAGAGAAGGAAAAGCTTGAAGCGGAGAGGAAAAAGGTAGAGGCTCAAGGCATAGCGGAAGCCAACAGAATAATAGCAGGCTCGCTAACAAGGGAATACCTCATGTGGAAGTTTATAGAAAACATCCAAGAATACGCCAGAAGCCAGAACAACACTATAATACTCCTGCCTTACGATACGAGGATGACGCCTATAATAAACATACCTCAGGGAGGTCAAAGATGATAAAGTTTGGCACAGACGGATGGAGAGCCATAATAGGTGATGCTTTTACCTTTGAAAACGTAAGAAAGGTAGCCTATGCACATGCAAGGGTTTTAGAAAGGCAAGGGAAAAAGAAGGTGGTGGTGGGATACGATAATCGTTTTATGTCAGAAAGGTTTGCTCTTGAAGTCTACAGGGTTTTTAAAACCCTTGGCTTTGAGTGTTATCTTAGCATAAAGTCTTGCACCACTCCTATGGTCTCCTTTGCGGTTAAGTATATGGGCTTTGACAACGGAGTTATGATAACTGCGTCGCATAATCCACCAGAATATAACGGATACAAGATAAAGGACTCCTTTGGTGGCTCTGCTACTCCAGAGTTTATAGCACAGGTAGAGGAGGAGATAAAAAGGTCAGAGGATATAAAACCAGAGAAGTTTGAACCAGAGTATGTAAACATCTGGGGGGAGTATATGAGGGAGATAAAGAGAAGGGTAAGTATGGAGCTTTTTAGTCAAAAAGACCTCTCTCTGGTGCACGATGCCATGTATGGCTCTGCTCTTGGCACATACTCACATGTGCTATCTGGAACAAAAGTTTCAGTAAGCAATATAAGAAGCTATAGAGACCCACTCTTTGGAGGACATGCACCAGAGCCAGTGGAAAAACACCTTGAACCTCTCATTATGAAAGTTAGGGCTGTGGGTGCAAACCTTGGCATAGCCAACGACGGAGATGGAGACCGTATAGCCTTGGTGGACGAAAAAGGGAACTTTATAAACTCACAACTTATTTATGTGCTTTTGCTCTATCACCTTTTGAAAAACAAGGGCAAAAGGGATGGCGTAGTGGTAAAGACCGTATCCACCACATACTTGGTAGACAGGATATGCAGGAAAGAGGGCGTTGAGCTAAGAGAGGTAGCAGTGGGCTTTAAGAACATAAACGAGGTAATCCTTAGGGAAAAGGTAATCTTTGGAGGAGAAGAGAGCGGAGGCTACGGTATTGTGGACTTTTTACCAGAAAGGGACGGGCTTTTTGCAGGTCTTAATATACTTGAGCTTATGCTCCTTATGGACAGACCTATTTCTGAGATAATTTCGGAGATATACAGAGAATACGGAGAAGCTCACTTCAAGAGAGTAGACTTTCATGCGGAAGAGGACAAAAAGCAAAGACTAAGGGAGCTTACAGAAAACCCACCAGAGAAGCTGGGAGACCTAAGAGTTTCAAAGGTTATAACCCTTGACGGTCTTAAGCTGATATTTGAAAATGACGGTTGGCTACTTCTTAGGGCATCTGGAACTGAGCCACTTAT
Proteins encoded:
- a CDS encoding prohibitin family protein, with protein sequence MRNSQLEGLKSLGYFAVFLGVLFFLILAGNPLVIVPSGFVGVKRTLGKIDPVPLREGLHLRIPLLQTVEKIEIRTRAVEFTKEKQNPISSLSKDGLPVSMDVAILYRVDANKAPELIREYGPDYEEKIIKQVVRTAVRDAIAEMESSVVYQERQKLQEKIKREVSEQLTRRYLILEDVLIRDIRLPESVVRAIEEKRKAYEEAQRMQFLLEKEKLEAERKKVEAQGIAEANRIIAGSLTREYLMWKFIENIQEYARSQNNTIILLPYDTRMTPIINIPQGGQR
- a CDS encoding phosphoglucomutase/phosphomannomutase family protein, translated to MIKFGTDGWRAIIGDAFTFENVRKVAYAHARVLERQGKKKVVVGYDNRFMSERFALEVYRVFKTLGFECYLSIKSCTTPMVSFAVKYMGFDNGVMITASHNPPEYNGYKIKDSFGGSATPEFIAQVEEEIKRSEDIKPEKFEPEYVNIWGEYMREIKRRVSMELFSQKDLSLVHDAMYGSALGTYSHVLSGTKVSVSNIRSYRDPLFGGHAPEPVEKHLEPLIMKVRAVGANLGIANDGDGDRIALVDEKGNFINSQLIYVLLLYHLLKNKGKRDGVVVKTVSTTYLVDRICRKEGVELREVAVGFKNINEVILREKVIFGGEESGGYGIVDFLPERDGLFAGLNILELMLLMDRPISEIISEIYREYGEAHFKRVDFHAEEDKKQRLRELTENPPEKLGDLRVSKVITLDGLKLIFENDGWLLLRASGTEPLIRVYAEMPTQAELEKLIKSAVALFE